The window TGTGGCCGAGTTCCAGGTCCGCCGACCTGAAGCCGAAGCCGAGCTGCCCGAGCGCCTCGAGCACGGCCTCCTGAGCCGGGAGGGGGCCCACGGTGAGCCGGTCGAGGTCTCCCTTGTCCCGGGCCCCGGACACGGAGAGCTCCGTGCGCACGCCGAGAACGATCCCGAGGTCCTGGCCGTAGAGCTCGGTGACGGGCGTCTCCCAGGGCAGCGGCACGTCGAAGGGGATGACGCGCACCTCGCCCCGGGAGAGGGTGAAGCCCCCGGCGACGGTGAAGCGGTCGAAGGTGAGCCCGCCCGCCGACTCCCCGTCCTCGTGCTCCGCCTCGACGTGTGCAACGAGCTCCAGCGTGATGTGCTCGATTCCGAAGTCGGCGTCGCCGCCCTTCAGGTGGACCTCGCCGCCGAGGCTGCCGCCGGGGGTGGCGGTGCCGGAGTGCAGGACCGTGTCCACGGTCGGGCCGCCCACGCCGAGTGAGCCGAGCAGCTTCTTGAACACCATCGTGGCGTTCACTCCTTCTTCCGTACACGGGAACGCGTTCGGTCGCGTTTCTACGCGACTGTAGAAGTCTAGTGGCCGGATGAGCTGCGCAGGCGGTCTCCGTGTGATCTCCGTGGGTGGTGGCCGAGGAAGTCCGGAAGTCGTCGCACCCGGCCTAGGATGGACCGGTGGACACTGCAGACGACCCTCGCGACGGATCGCGCTCGGAGGCGACCGGAGTGTCGGACCTTCAGGCTCTCGCGGTGGAGTTGCGCCGGATGAACGGCGAGATCAACCGTCTGGTCCACGCCTTCGCCCACGCCCAGGGTCTGCACGCCACCGATGTGCAGGCGCTCGGTGCGATCCTCGACTCGGAAGTTCCCCTGACGCCCGGCCGGCTGCGAGAACACCTCGGCCTGACCTCCGGGGCGGTCACCGCGTGCCTGGACCGGCTCGAACGCGCGGGGCACATCCGGCGCGCGCGGGAGAGTGCGGACCGGCGGGTCGTGCACCTCCACTACGAGTCCGGGGCCAAGGCGGCCGCGCGTTCCTTCTTCATGCCCCTCGCTCAGGCGGCTGCGGGTGCGCGCTCCGCGTCCGAACCGCACGAGCTTGCGGCAGCGCTTCGTTTTCTCGGCCGCATGAACGAGGAACTCTCCGGAATGCAGGTCCCCCGGCGCTGAGTCGGCGCCATTCGGGTATGCGGTGCAGAGCCGCTCGGTTCGCCATGTAATCTCAATCATTGAGATACATCATCATTGAGAGATCGCGGCCGACCCTGGAGTGCCATGTCCACCGCATCGAAGCCGGTCCGCCGGCTGATTCTTGTACCCGTCTTCTTCGTCCTCGCCTGGCTGGTCGTCGGGGGCGCGTTCGGCTCCTATGCGGGGAAGCTCGGGGAGGTCGCCACCAACGATCAGGCGGCGTTCCTCCCGCAGAGCGCCGAATCCACCCGTGTCATCGACGCCCAGAAAGCGTTCAGCAAGCAGGAGACCGTACCCGCGATCGTCGTCTGGACGTCCGAGGAGGGCGGCGAGCCGCTCGGCGCGGCGCAGCGGAAGGCGGCGACCGCCGCGCTCGCGTCGGCCGAGGGCGGACCTGGGGTCGCCGGCAAGGTCAGCCCCGCGCTTCCGTCCAAGGACGGCAAGGCGCTGGAGGGTGTCGTCCAGCTGCGGCCCGACCTCGGAGACGAACTCCCCGACGCACTCGCCGATATCCGGACCGCGGCCGAGCGAGTCCCGGGGACGGTGGTCCAACTGGCGGGCCCCGCCGCCTCCCAGGCCGATCTGTCGGACGCCTTCGCAGGCATCGACGGACTGCTCCTCGGCGTCGCCCTCGTCACCGTGCTCGTCATCCTGCTCCTGGTGTACCGGAGCGTCCTGCTTCCCCTGATCATCATCATCGGCGCGGTGTTCGCCCTCGGTGTGGCCTGCGCGATCGTCTATGTGCTGGCGGATCACGATGTCGTCCGGGTCGACGGGCAGGTCCAGGGCATCCTGTCCATCCTCGTCATCGGTGCCGCCACCGACTACGCCCTGCTGCTCACCGCCCGGTTCCGTGAGGAACTCGGACGCATGCCCGACCGGTGGACCGCGATGCGCGCCGCACTCCGCGAGTCCGCCGGCCCGATCATGGCCAGCGCCGCGACCGTGGCCCTGGGGCTGCTCGCCCTCCTGCTCAGCGACCTGACGAACAACCGGGCGCTCGGGCCGGTGGGCGCCATCGGCATCGTGTGCTCCGTGCTGAGTGCCCTCACCTTCCTGCCCGCCGTACTGGTCCTGCTCGGCCGGGCGGCGTACTGGCCCTCCGGCCCGAAGAAGGGGCAGACGGAACCCGATTCCGGTTCGACGGGGATCTGGTCGCGGATCGCGGCACTGGTCGACCGCGCCCCGCGCAAGGTGTGGGCCGTCACGCTGATTGGCCTGCTCGCCTGCGCGGCGTTCATGCCGACCCTGAACTCCAAGGGTGTGCCCCTGGAGGAGATCTTCGTCAACGACGCACCGTCCGTCGCCGCGCAGAAGACCCTGAGCCGGCACTTCCCGGGCGGCTCCGGCAACCCCGCCGTCGTCATCGCGGACGCGGACCGGTCGGAGCAGGTCGTCGCGGCCGCCGAGAAGGTGAGCGGCGTCGCGAGTGCGTCCGTGCTGACGACCTCGGGCCGTCCGGGCGGCGGGGAACCGCTCGTCGTGGAAGGCCGGGTGCGCATCGACGCCACGCTGTCCGCTGCCGCGGACAGCGACGCCGCCAAGGAGACCGTCACACGCCTCCGCGACGCGGTACACGCCGTGCCCGGGGCCGAGGCGCTCGTCGGCGGCTACACGGCACAGCAGTACGACACGCAGAAGACCGCCGAACACGACCGCAACATCATCGTGCCGGTCGTGCTCGTCATCATCCTCGTCATCCTGATCGGTCTGCTGCGGTCCCTGCTGATGCCGGTGCTCCTGGTGGCGACCGTCGCTCTCAACTTCCTGGCCACCCTGGGCATCTCGTCGCTGGTGTTCCGTCATGTGTTCGGATTCAGTGGTACGGACTCCTCCGTCCCGCTGTACGGATTCGTCTTCCTGGTCGCACTTGGCGTCGACTACAACATCTTCCTGATGTCGAGGGTGCGGGAGGAGTCCCTGATCCACGGCACCAGGCAAGGTGTGCTGCGGGGACTGACCACCACGGGTGGAGTCATCACGTCCGCCGGTGTCGTCCTGGCCGCGACGTTCGCCGCCCTGGGAGTCATTCCGCTCGCGTTCCTGGTCCAGATCGCGTTCATCGTCGCCTTCGGTGTCCTGCTGGACACCCTCGTCGTGCGGTCCCTCCTGGTGCCCGCCCTGGTCAGGGACATCGGCCGCACCGCCTGGTGGCCCGGCGCGCTGAGCAGGGACGACAAGGGGACACAGGCACCTGACGGAGTGAAGCCCGTGGCATAGCCTTGCCGGATGCGCACCGGGAAGATCGAACTGCACGTCCATCTCGAGGGTGCGATACGTCCGGCCACCCTCCTGGAGATCGCCCGGCGCAATGGGGAGGCGCTTCCCGCCGACACGGTCGAGGGCCTCACCGCGCTGTACACGTTCACCGACTTCCGGCACTTTCTCGACGTGTGGCGGATGACCACCAACTGCCTGCGCAGGGCGGACGACTTCCGTCAGGTGGTGGTGGACTACGCGCGGGAGGCCAGCCTTCACGGCGCCGTGTATATCGAGGCCATTTTCTCGCCGGCCGAGCGGGTGGAGTTCCACGGCATCGCGTGGGACGAGATGTACACGGGATACACCGAGGGCGCAGTCGAGGCCAGGGAGAGGTTCGGGGTGACGGTGACGTTCACCCCGGACCTCTACCGCGGCTGCCCTGTGGAACTGGCCGAGGAATGCGCCGCGGTATCGGCGCGCTACCGGGACCGGGGAGTGGTCGGGATCGGCATCGGCGGCGACGAGCGCCGAAGCGGGCTCGCCCCCTACGCCACCGCCGTCAGGATCGCGCGGGACCGCGGCCTCGCGTTCGTACCGCACGCCGGGGAGACCGGTGGGCCGGAGTCCGTACGGGAGGCGCTCGCACTCGGCGCCGCGAGGGTGAGGCACGGATTCCGGGCGGCCGAGGACCCGCACCTGCTTGCGGAGATCGCGGAGCGCGGCGTCGTGCTCGACGTCTGTCCGACGTCCAACCTCCGCACCGGTGTGGTCGCGGACCTCTCCCGGCATCCCCTGCCGCTGCTGCGCGCGGCCGGAGTGCACTGCTCGATCAACACGGACGACCCCGCCATGTTCGGCACCGATCTCGGCCGTGAGTACGAGCTCGCCGCGCGGTTGGGCGTGTCCGCCGAGGACGCCTACGCGGCAGGCATCGCCGGGGCGTTGTGCGACGACGGCACCCGGCGGAGGCTCAGGCGCGGGGGAGCCGCGACCTGACCGCACGACCCCGCGGGCAGGCCCTTCCGTGACGCGGAGGAAGACAAGCCGGGTGTGGCGCCGACGCGGTGCCGGGCTCAGCGGATGTGCGCGGTGACGTCCGTCGTTTCTCATGCTTCGACCGTGACAGAGGCGCGTTGCGGCCTGCCTCCCCCGCAGGGGGAATGTGTCTCCCCCGGGTGGGGGATGTCTCGTCAGCGGGTGACCGGGAGCATTGGCCAAGAGCGCGACACGGACGCCGCAGGTGCTCAGCTCCCACCGGCAGTTGTGCATGGTGTCCCTGCCGCTCCAAGCGTCGCGAGACGGCCAAGAACTCGCGCGGGCTGATGAGATGGGGCAATGGGATGTGGCGTGGGAGGCGGGGCCGGATCCGGACGGCGGGCTGTCATGGAGGCGGTAGCAGAGCGAGTGCCTGGATGCGGGAGGTTGCGAAGTCGCTGCCGCAGACGGGGCATCCGCTGATCAGCCGGTGTGCTGCGAGATGGCTGCCGAAAAAAGGCATACCAAGGTCCGGGTGGACGGCTTGGAAGCGTTCTCCGCAGGCACGGCAGGTCAGGGAATGAATCTCTGCGAGGACAACATCTCGCATGTCCGGTGAGGGGGGTCCGGCGTTAGTGGTGAGGAGCTGCGGCTGCGGTCGGTTCGTGGGCCAGACTGCCACGAAGGGGTACTCGCGACCTCGGTGCAGGCGCAGCAGCGCCGGACAGAAGCGGTCCTCAGCGCGGGCGAGGGCTGCGGCGGTAGGTTGCAGAGTCTCACTCACGTTGTCGCGTGTGAATACGTCGAGTTCGGCCCAGGGCAGCGTGAACCGCCATATCGGTCGTGGAGCCCTGTCGGTCATGGTGTCGGCCATTGTGGTCGATTCGGCTTCCGGCTCCGGAGCCGGCTGATCTGAATGGATGCCTGCTGACCCCTGAGCCATGTCGGTTCGGTTTCGCCGACGGCTGCCCGGCTCAGCCCGTCCCACCATGGCGGTCTATGCGCGTCCCACCGCGGTGCAGACGCAGACCTTGTTGCCCTCGGGATCGGCGAGAACGGTGAAGGCGGGGGCCTGGGCGTCGTCGATCAGGGTGCCCCCTGCCGCGACGGCCGCCGCGATGCGGGCATCGGCCACCTCGGGGGCCAGCCACAGGTCCAGGTGCCAGCGCTGGCGAGGCTCCGGCTGTGCGTCGCGGCGCTGGAACCACACGGCCGGGACGCGATCCGACGGGTCGAAGACCGTGTCTCCCGTCAGATGCCCGGCGTCCCCGGTGAGCAAGGCGGCCCAGAACGGCCCGGTCACCGCCAGGTCGGCGGTGTCGAGGGCGAGTTCCACACGGGCGGCCTCGCCGGGCAGCGAGGACAGTTCGAACGACTGCGCAATCCCGGTGATGACCAGGGCTAGTTCGAGGTCCTTGGCGGTGACGCACCGGTCGCCCGTCTCGTCGACGCTGAACAGGGCCACGTCGACCAGCCCGCGACCCAGCCGGATCTCCGGGACGGCGTGGCCGGCCGCCGCGGCGGCCTGTGCGATCGCCGCCACGAACGCGGCACCGGCCACGTCGTCCTCCGCACGGAAGCGTGCGGTGAGCGGCTGGGCGAGTCTGCGCCAGTCGCTGAGCTCGTCCGCGGTCCTCGCGAGAATCTCGGGTGTGCCGACGCGATCCATGCTCCCGATGGTCCCAGCATTCCCGCCGGACGTCCTGGGAAGCGGACGACCGCACGGTGAGGAACCGGGACGGGTCCATAAGGCGCTTGAGGGTGACGTGCGCGTACGGGGCGTCTTCGGCGTGGACGGCGAGCGCTGACGCCGAGATCCCGAGACGGCCGGTGCGGTGGGCCGCACGGCCCAGCCCTTTCACCCCGTCGGATTTCCGTCTCGACGGGACAATAGTCCCACTGGGACATTTTAAGGTGTATGGTGCAACTATGGATGCGACAGGGAACGGTCCGGTACGGCGTGGCCGCAAGGCGCGCAGGACCCGGGAGGCGCTGGCGCGGTGCGCCCTCGACCTCGTGATCGAGCGCGGTCTGCGGGGCGTCACGGTCGAGGAGATCGCGCAGGCGGCCGATGTCGACCGGCGTACATTCAGCCGGTACTTCTCCAGCAAGGAGGCCGCCGTCCTCGATGTCGTGCGGGGCGACGGTGATCGCATCAACCGGGCGCTGCGCGCTCGTCCATCGGTCGAGGCGCCCCTCACCGCCTACCGCCGGGCCGTACTCGACTGGCTCGACGACCCCGCGGCGGAACCCTGGCATCTGCGCCCCCGCGTCTTCGACCTGCTCGCGATGGCCGAAGCGGAGCCGACCCTCTACGCCGCGTACCACCACATCCGTGTGGACGCCCAGGAGGAGTCGGTCGCGATCCTCGCGCAACGTCTCGGCGTCGACCCGCGGGCGGATCTCCGTCCCGCCGTTGCCGTCGCCGCGGGGGCCGGGGCGCTGCTCGCCGCGCAGGCGGCGTGGATCCGGGGCGGCCGTCCCGCCGCACTTCCCGAATTCGTCGTACAAGCCTTCGACGCCCTCTCCGTGAACCTGCGGGAATACCCGCAGGTTCACGGCGGCGCCGAACAGCACTGAGCAAGGAAGCACCACATGAACACCAACCTCCCCACCGCCTACGAGGCGGAGTTCGACGGCAGGATCGCCCTCGTCACCGGCGGTGCCTCCGGTATCGGCCTGGCTCTTTCCCACCGGCTCGCCGCGAGCGGCGCGACCGTCGTCGTCGCCGATCACAACGAGGAGAGCGCCCGCAAGGCCGCCGACGACCTGCGGGCCGCGGGTGCCCGTGCGGCCGCCGTCGCCCTCGACGTCACCGACCCGGCCTCCGTCGAGGCCGGCGTGCGGTTCGCCGTCGACACCTTCGGCGCCCTGCACCTCGCCGTGAACAACGCGGGCATCGGCGGTCCCGCCCAGCCCACCGGCGCGTACGGGATCGAGGACTGGAACAGGGTCCTCGCCACCAACCTCAGCGGCGTCTTCTACTCGATGCGTTACGAGATCCCCGCCATCCTGGCCGCCGGAGGGGGTGCCGTCGTCAACATGTCCTCGATCCTCGGGACCAACGGCTTCGCGAACTCCCCGGCGTACGTAGCCGCGAAGCACGGAGTCGTCGGCCTCACCAAGACCGCCGCACTCGAATACGCGGCGCAGAACATCCGCATCAACGCGGTCGGACCCGGCTTCATCGACACGCCCCTGCTGCGTGACACCGACGGCCCGGCCCGCGACCACCTGATATCCCTGCACCCCGCGGGTCGCCTCGGAACCTCCGAGGAGGTCGCCGAGCTCGCCGCGTTCCTGCTCTCCGACCGGGCGTCCTTCATCCACGGCAGTTACCACCTCGTCGACGGCGGCTACTCCGCCTCCTGAGCCCCGAGTGGCACACCGCCGCCACGGGGGTCACAAAGGAAGCACGGAGAACGAAGGAGAGTCATGAAGGCCGTCCAGTACCGCACCGTCGGCGCAGCCCCCGAGGTCGTCGACATACCGGAGCCCGTAGCGGGCCCGGGACAGATCCTGCTCAAGGTCAGCGCCGCGGGCGTCTGTCACTCCGACATCGCCGTGATGAGCTGGCCCGCCGAGGGGTTCCCCTACGAGCTGCCGCTCACGCTCGGTCATGAAGGAGTCGGCACGGTCGCCGCGCTCGGTGAGGGTGCCGTCGGTGTGTCGGTCGGAGACGCCGTCGCCGTCTACGGCCCGTGGGGGTGTGGCACCTGCGTGAACTGCGCGGAGGGCCGGGAGAACTACTGTCTGCGCGCCGCGGACCTCGGCATTCACCCGCCGGGGCTGGGCAGTCCAGGGGCCATGGCCGAATACATGATCGTCGACGACGTGCGTCATCTGGTGCCGATCGGCGGCCTCGACCCGGTCCGGACGGTTTCCCTGACCGACGCGGGGCTCACGCCCTACCACGCCATCAAGCGCTCGCTGCCGAAGCTGCGGCCGGGTGCCACCGCGGTGGTCATCGGTACCGGCGGCCTCGGCCACGTCGCCATCCAGTTGCTGCGGGCCATGACGGCGGTACAGGTCATCGCCCTCGACGTCACCGAGGAGAAACTCGCCCTCGCACGTGCCGTCGGTGCCCACGAGACCGTTCTCTCCGACGAGGACGCCGCCGCCACCGTCCGCGAGCTCACGGGCGGCATCGGTGCGGAGGTGGTCCTCGACTTCGTCGGGGCCGAGCCCACGGTGAGGACGGCGGGAGCGGTCGCCTCCATCGACGGCGACGTGACGATCGTCGGGATCGGTGGCGGGCTGCTGCCGGTCGGATTCGGTGCCCTGCCCTTCGCCACGTCGGTCAGCGCGCCGTACTGGGGTTCCCGCAGGGAACTCGCCGAGGTCATCGAGCTCGCCCACGCCGGATCCGTCGACGTGCACGTCGAGACGTACTCCATCGAGGAGGCCCCGCTCGCCTACGAGCGGCTGCACGCGGGCAAGATCAACGGTCGCGCGGTGATCCTTCCCGACAGCTGACGTGGGATCCTGCCCGACCGCGCCCGCGACGGCTACCGCGCCCGCGACCGCGACCGCGACCGGGGCCCGCCCGACGGCGCGCCTGGGGTCCCGTCCGACGGCTGGTCGAGAGCCGACGGCCCGCCTGGCCCCTGTTCAGGGGCAGCCGGCAGGCCGTCGGCCCTCCCCGCACCGCCGCCCGCCCCGTCGGCACGCACCAACACCCGACCGCCCGACCGCCCGCGCCTGCCCTCGCGGGCAGGCAGCCGGTACGCGCCGGGCGGACAGGCAGCCGGCACGACTCAGGGCGCTGTCGTCACCGCGTCGGTCCGGGTCAGGCGTACCGGCTCGGTTCCGGTCGCACTGTGCCGTTCCGCCCAGTTCTCCAAGGCCGTACGGCATGCGTGGTCCAGGTGGTTCAAGCCGGACAGGTCCAGTGAGATCGGCCGGTCGTCGGGGAGGGCCTCCAGGCTGTCGAGTATCTTCGGCAGGCGCAGGAAGGTGGCGTTGCCGGACAGCCGTGCCCGGATACAGCCGTCGCTGCGGTCGACCACCTCCAACTTGATGTGCGAGGCGTCCCAGGCGGCCTTGGCCACCGAGAGCGCCAGCCCGGTCAGAACCCCCTCGAACATGTTGACCGCCACGATCGCCACGGCGGTGACGACGAGGATCAGCGCCTCGCCCCGGTGCTCGCGCCACAAGGTCGCGATCGCGCGGAGCGGGATCAGCTTCCATCCGGCGTGGATGAGGATGCCGGCCAGGGCCGGCAGCGGGATGAGCTCCAGCGCGGAGGGGAACAGGGCCGCGAAGAGGAGCAGCCAGACGCCGTGCAGCACACGCGAGGCCCTGGTCCGCGCCCCCGCCCGTACGTTGGCCGAACTGCGGACGATCACGGCGGTCATCGGGAGTGCGCCCAGCAGCCCGCACACCGTGTTTCCGGCACCCTGAGCCATCAGCTCCTGGTCGTACCTGGTGCGGGGTCCGTCGTGCAGCCGGTCCACAGCGGCAGCGCTGAACAGGCTCTCGGCCGAGGCGATCAGGGTGAACGCGGCAATGGTTCCCAGCAGCCCGAACACGGCGGCCCCGCCGAACTCGCCGAAACCGGGGAGCCGGACGGCGTCGAGCACGCCCTGGACGCGCACGGTTGCGACGGGCAGGTCGAACACCAGCGTGGCCACCGTGGCCAGGGCGACCGCGGCGAGGGCGCCCGGAACGGCACGCACCCGCTTCGGCGTCCTGGTCCACGCCACCACCAGGACGATGGTCCCGGCACCCATCGTCAGGGAGATGAGCGCGGTCGTGCTGGACAGCGCCTCCGCGAGCATGCCGGGAAGTCCGGCGATCTTGCCGGTCCCGGTGCGCGGTGCCGCGATGCCCGCCGCGGCGTAGAGCTGGCCGGCGATGAGGACCAGCCCGATGCCCGCCAGCATGCCCTCCACCACCGAGACCGAGATGGCGCGGAACCAGCGGCCGAGCTGCATCGCGCCCATGGCGAGCTGGAGCAGTCCCGTCGCGAGCACGATGGCGCCGAGTGCGGCCAGTCCGAACGACTGCACCGCCTCGAAGACGAGCACGGTCAGCCCGGCGGCGGGACCCGAGACCTGCAGACTGCTGCCGCGCATGACGCCGGTGACGAGCCCGCCCACGATGCCGGTGATCAGCCCCAGCTCGGCGGGGACCCCGGAGGCCACGGCCACTCCCACACACAGCGGCAGCGCGACGAGGAAGACGACGACGGACGCGGCGAAGTCCTGCCGCAGGTAGGGGAATTTCGTTCCACGGTCCATGGCGGCCCTCATCCCGTGCGGCGGGGCGCCGGGCGGACGCCACCGGGCGGGCGGGCCCAGGTGGCGGTGTCGCTGGAGCGTGGGACCTCTGAGGTGGATCGATCGACGAGACGTTGCATACCAGTGGTTCCTCCTGGCGCGCCGAAGGACGGCACGTCGGTGTACGTACGAACTGTGGCTCGGGAGGGCCGGGAGACACGGCTCCGCGCCCGCACGTCACGGGGGACGCCGGAAGGAGCGGGTTCTTCGAGGGCCTCGGGGTCAGCTCAGCAGCGGAACACTTGGAGTACGTGCGAGGAGTGCGCGGTCGAGGATCTGGAGGTGTGCTGCGCGTTGCCCATCGCCGCGACGGCGGCAGGGGCGAGCAGGCCGGCGGTGTCGTCCGCTACGGCGGACCGTGCCGGTGTGTCGACGGCGGATGCGGTGGTGGACCGATGGCGGTCCCGGTGGCGCAGAAGGCCGTTCGGCTCACCCCGGCGATCGGGTGCGCCGCACGTGCCGTATTCCCTGTCGCTCTTCTCGCGAGTCGTTTCCGGGACCCGGTCCACCGTAATTCCCGGAGCGGAGACGTGGGTATGGAGCCCGGATGAACCGGAGAGCGGGAGCTGCGGTGCGAGAAGGAGGCTCATAAGGAGAGCGAGTACGAACCGGACTCCCGTTGTCCGCACTGTTCTCCTCCTTCCTTACTCCGAAGACTCCATCCTTGCTTCGTGACGCTAACAGGCCGAAGCCCATTTGGAGTTAACCCCTTGCGAAGAGTCCGGAAGTCGCCGCGCGAACGTGTCGGCATGCGCGCCGGGGTGCCGATGGCCTGCGGAAGTACCACCTGCCGCGCCCTCGTCCCGAGGCCACGCGTGAGACCGGCGGTGATGTCCGTGGCCACTGAATCCGGAGGTGTGTGCGGAATGCGAATAAT is drawn from Streptomyces sp. NBC_00178 and contains these coding sequences:
- a CDS encoding sporulation protein, with the translated sequence MVFKKLLGSLGVGGPTVDTVLHSGTATPGGSLGGEVHLKGGDADFGIEHITLELVAHVEAEHEDGESAGGLTFDRFTVAGGFTLSRGEVRVIPFDVPLPWETPVTELYGQDLGIVLGVRTELSVSGARDKGDLDRLTVGPLPAQEAVLEALGQLGFGFRSADLELGHIHGTGQLLPFYQEIELSPAPRYADRVNEIEVTFLAASGGLEVVLEADKRGGFSSQGGDTLGRFTIAHHEVHDRDWVAEMDSRIEALLGARTPHGASAYGAWGHGHDAGHEHHRTGPGTGAVIAAGAAGVAVGVVGGMVAAEVVDEVGDFFEGDEDDEEQEEGDEG
- a CDS encoding MarR family winged helix-turn-helix transcriptional regulator, whose amino-acid sequence is MDTADDPRDGSRSEATGVSDLQALAVELRRMNGEINRLVHAFAHAQGLHATDVQALGAILDSEVPLTPGRLREHLGLTSGAVTACLDRLERAGHIRRARESADRRVVHLHYESGAKAAARSFFMPLAQAAAGARSASEPHELAAALRFLGRMNEELSGMQVPRR
- a CDS encoding MMPL family transporter, which codes for MSTASKPVRRLILVPVFFVLAWLVVGGAFGSYAGKLGEVATNDQAAFLPQSAESTRVIDAQKAFSKQETVPAIVVWTSEEGGEPLGAAQRKAATAALASAEGGPGVAGKVSPALPSKDGKALEGVVQLRPDLGDELPDALADIRTAAERVPGTVVQLAGPAASQADLSDAFAGIDGLLLGVALVTVLVILLLVYRSVLLPLIIIIGAVFALGVACAIVYVLADHDVVRVDGQVQGILSILVIGAATDYALLLTARFREELGRMPDRWTAMRAALRESAGPIMASAATVALGLLALLLSDLTNNRALGPVGAIGIVCSVLSALTFLPAVLVLLGRAAYWPSGPKKGQTEPDSGSTGIWSRIAALVDRAPRKVWAVTLIGLLACAAFMPTLNSKGVPLEEIFVNDAPSVAAQKTLSRHFPGGSGNPAVVIADADRSEQVVAAAEKVSGVASASVLTTSGRPGGGEPLVVEGRVRIDATLSAAADSDAAKETVTRLRDAVHAVPGAEALVGGYTAQQYDTQKTAEHDRNIIVPVVLVIILVILIGLLRSLLMPVLLVATVALNFLATLGISSLVFRHVFGFSGTDSSVPLYGFVFLVALGVDYNIFLMSRVREESLIHGTRQGVLRGLTTTGGVITSAGVVLAATFAALGVIPLAFLVQIAFIVAFGVLLDTLVVRSLLVPALVRDIGRTAWWPGALSRDDKGTQAPDGVKPVA
- the add gene encoding adenosine deaminase, whose translation is MRTGKIELHVHLEGAIRPATLLEIARRNGEALPADTVEGLTALYTFTDFRHFLDVWRMTTNCLRRADDFRQVVVDYAREASLHGAVYIEAIFSPAERVEFHGIAWDEMYTGYTEGAVEARERFGVTVTFTPDLYRGCPVELAEECAAVSARYRDRGVVGIGIGGDERRSGLAPYATAVRIARDRGLAFVPHAGETGGPESVREALALGAARVRHGFRAAEDPHLLAEIAERGVVLDVCPTSNLRTGVVADLSRHPLPLLRAAGVHCSINTDDPAMFGTDLGREYELAARLGVSAEDAYAAGIAGALCDDGTRRRLRRGGAAT
- a CDS encoding VOC family protein: MDRVGTPEILARTADELSDWRRLAQPLTARFRAEDDVAGAAFVAAIAQAAAAAGHAVPEIRLGRGLVDVALFSVDETGDRCVTAKDLELALVITGIAQSFELSSLPGEAARVELALDTADLAVTGPFWAALLTGDAGHLTGDTVFDPSDRVPAVWFQRRDAQPEPRQRWHLDLWLAPEVADARIAAAVAAGGTLIDDAQAPAFTVLADPEGNKVCVCTAVGRA
- a CDS encoding TetR family transcriptional regulator, coding for MDATGNGPVRRGRKARRTREALARCALDLVIERGLRGVTVEEIAQAADVDRRTFSRYFSSKEAAVLDVVRGDGDRINRALRARPSVEAPLTAYRRAVLDWLDDPAAEPWHLRPRVFDLLAMAEAEPTLYAAYHHIRVDAQEESVAILAQRLGVDPRADLRPAVAVAAGAGALLAAQAAWIRGGRPAALPEFVVQAFDALSVNLREYPQVHGGAEQH
- a CDS encoding SDR family NAD(P)-dependent oxidoreductase produces the protein MNTNLPTAYEAEFDGRIALVTGGASGIGLALSHRLAASGATVVVADHNEESARKAADDLRAAGARAAAVALDVTDPASVEAGVRFAVDTFGALHLAVNNAGIGGPAQPTGAYGIEDWNRVLATNLSGVFYSMRYEIPAILAAGGGAVVNMSSILGTNGFANSPAYVAAKHGVVGLTKTAALEYAAQNIRINAVGPGFIDTPLLRDTDGPARDHLISLHPAGRLGTSEEVAELAAFLLSDRASFIHGSYHLVDGGYSAS
- a CDS encoding NAD(P)-dependent alcohol dehydrogenase; the protein is MKAVQYRTVGAAPEVVDIPEPVAGPGQILLKVSAAGVCHSDIAVMSWPAEGFPYELPLTLGHEGVGTVAALGEGAVGVSVGDAVAVYGPWGCGTCVNCAEGRENYCLRAADLGIHPPGLGSPGAMAEYMIVDDVRHLVPIGGLDPVRTVSLTDAGLTPYHAIKRSLPKLRPGATAVVIGTGGLGHVAIQLLRAMTAVQVIALDVTEEKLALARAVGAHETVLSDEDAAATVRELTGGIGAEVVLDFVGAEPTVRTAGAVASIDGDVTIVGIGGGLLPVGFGALPFATSVSAPYWGSRRELAEVIELAHAGSVDVHVETYSIEEAPLAYERLHAGKINGRAVILPDS
- a CDS encoding SulP family inorganic anion transporter; its protein translation is MDRGTKFPYLRQDFAASVVVFLVALPLCVGVAVASGVPAELGLITGIVGGLVTGVMRGSSLQVSGPAAGLTVLVFEAVQSFGLAALGAIVLATGLLQLAMGAMQLGRWFRAISVSVVEGMLAGIGLVLIAGQLYAAAGIAAPRTGTGKIAGLPGMLAEALSSTTALISLTMGAGTIVLVVAWTRTPKRVRAVPGALAAVALATVATLVFDLPVATVRVQGVLDAVRLPGFGEFGGAAVFGLLGTIAAFTLIASAESLFSAAAVDRLHDGPRTRYDQELMAQGAGNTVCGLLGALPMTAVIVRSSANVRAGARTRASRVLHGVWLLLFAALFPSALELIPLPALAGILIHAGWKLIPLRAIATLWREHRGEALILVVTAVAIVAVNMFEGVLTGLALSVAKAAWDASHIKLEVVDRSDGCIRARLSGNATFLRLPKILDSLEALPDDRPISLDLSGLNHLDHACRTALENWAERHSATGTEPVRLTRTDAVTTAP